In Caldicellulosiruptor morganii, the following proteins share a genomic window:
- a CDS encoding HlyD family efflux transporter periplasmic adaptor subunit codes for MREVIYDFGELKESKLLYESEIPKYGLYITYILLALIIGLVLWSIAGEIDINVKVQGIIRPWEDEARIISYVGGKIKEVFVKEGEYVKKGEILFKIDDWEYVKKKNFLKQQLNEYEKKIKDLKELRNCIEKGESLRNKDNAYHLRYLSYSYEINKLRKAAEEARVQREYSIMDFKKQIESLDEKIKNIDKFESTLKEIKEIVDKGEQIKLAKYDIGYMGFILSEIEVYNQQVKAKLDGSDIQKKILVSKIDLKLDELKQSKSELVLQKQKIERQLKLLNISGDDTKGDIEKYQLDMLQQIDNEISNLSNEIKNLKINLDETEKLIESCSVRAEKDGYVEYSSEMVSGVVVRSGTEIGRIVNSQAKGFKIIGYIPNTKSSGIEKEQRVKVKLTGAGGLNVVEGKVTRVSRDIKVASQSGQGFYEVEVEVKNVSKGINLRAGQACEMSIVVEQKRVIEWVLEKMGLRL; via the coding sequence ATGAGAGAGGTAATATATGATTTTGGTGAACTTAAGGAAAGTAAGCTCTTGTATGAATCAGAGATTCCAAAGTATGGACTTTATATTACATACATTTTGCTTGCCTTAATAATAGGGCTTGTTTTGTGGAGTATTGCAGGAGAAATTGATATAAATGTAAAGGTACAGGGGATAATAAGACCCTGGGAAGATGAAGCAAGGATCATAAGTTATGTTGGTGGGAAGATAAAAGAGGTTTTTGTAAAAGAAGGTGAGTATGTAAAGAAAGGTGAGATTTTATTCAAAATTGATGATTGGGAGTATGTAAAAAAGAAGAATTTTTTGAAACAGCAACTTAACGAATATGAGAAAAAGATTAAAGATTTAAAAGAATTGAGAAATTGTATAGAAAAAGGAGAGAGTCTCAGAAACAAAGATAACGCATACCATTTGAGATATCTGAGTTATAGTTATGAGATAAACAAATTGAGAAAAGCAGCAGAAGAAGCAAGAGTACAAAGAGAATACAGTATAATGGATTTTAAAAAGCAGATTGAGAGTTTGGATGAGAAAATCAAAAATATTGATAAATTTGAAAGCACGTTGAAAGAAATAAAAGAGATTGTCGACAAAGGTGAACAAATTAAGCTTGCCAAATATGATATAGGGTATATGGGATTTATATTGAGTGAAATAGAAGTTTACAATCAGCAGGTGAAGGCAAAATTGGATGGTAGTGATATACAGAAGAAGATTTTAGTATCGAAGATAGATTTGAAACTTGATGAGCTGAAGCAGTCAAAAAGTGAGTTGGTTTTACAAAAACAAAAAATAGAAAGGCAGCTGAAGCTGCTAAACATTTCAGGTGATGATACAAAAGGAGATATTGAGAAGTATCAGCTGGACATGCTGCAGCAGATTGATAATGAGATTAGTAATTTGAGTAATGAAATAAAGAACCTGAAAATCAACTTGGATGAAACTGAGAAGTTGATAGAAAGCTGTAGTGTAAGAGCGGAAAAAGATGGTTATGTGGAATACAGTAGCGAAATGGTCAGTGGTGTGGTAGTAAGGAGCGGAACTGAGATTGGCAGAATAGTTAACAGTCAGGCAAAAGGTTTTAAGATAATTGGATACATACCAAACACAAAAAGCAGTGGTATAGAAAAAGAGCAAAGAGTAAAGGTGAAATTGACAGGAGCAGGTGGCTTGAATGTAGTAGAAGGAAAGGTTACCAGGGTATCACGGGATATAAAGGTAGCAAGTCAAAGTGGGCAAGGATTTTATGAAGTTGAAGTAGAAGTGAAGAATGTTTCAAAAGGTATTAATTTGAGGGCAGGG